One Serinicoccus chungangensis genomic window carries:
- a CDS encoding PadR family transcriptional regulator, whose amino-acid sequence MSEIEWPSEWLRGVLGVCVMRVLLDGPSYGYAITRRLEQAGLGTVKGGTLYPLLSRLEEAGHLAVEWRAGEGGPGRKFFTLTDQGRAHAGEQAALWAGFTTTTRGLTDAAAPARAEASER is encoded by the coding sequence GTGTCCGAGATCGAGTGGCCCAGCGAGTGGCTCCGGGGTGTCCTGGGGGTCTGCGTGATGCGCGTCCTGCTCGACGGTCCCAGCTACGGCTACGCCATCACCCGCCGGCTCGAGCAGGCCGGGCTGGGCACCGTGAAGGGCGGCACCCTCTACCCCCTGCTGTCCCGTCTCGAGGAGGCGGGGCACCTCGCGGTCGAGTGGCGAGCGGGCGAGGGGGGACCGGGCCGCAAGTTCTTCACCCTGACCGACCAGGGTCGCGCCCACGCCGGCGAGCAGGCCGCCCTGTGGGCCGGGTTCACCACCACCACGCGGGGGCTGACCGATGCGGCCGCCCCCGCTCGTGCGGAAGCGAGCGAGCGATGA
- a CDS encoding maltotransferase domain-containing protein: MTEHSTTPVPSTPAPGGPASSSVDRSVLAAVGQEPLGRIPVLDVEPVVDGGRRPTKSVVGEVFTVTATVFREGHDAVNATVVLTGPDGADHHVPMTCTNPGLSHWQAQVHADREGVWSFRVEGWSDPYATWEHDGTIKVEAGVDVELMLEEGARVLERALDDGEHDDADRQVLEDAVHTLRRSALPVLERLHAGTSPQVEDVLARTPLRELVSPSPAVTWLVERRLALTGAWYEIFPRSEGATRDPDTGLWTSGTFTTAQERLPAIADMGFDVVYLTPVHPIGRTNRKGRNNTLDAGEHDPGSPYAIGSAEGGHDALHPDLGDFADFDAFVDRAHGLGLEVAMDIALQASPDHPWATEHPEFFQIRADGSIAYAENPPKKYQDIYPVFFDNTPDEVYAEIRRVVQVWIDHGIRIFRVDNPHTKPVNFWQWLIADVAKDHPDVIWLAEAFTKPMMMRTLAKVGFQQSYTYYAWRSTAAELSEYVTELATETAPYMRPSFWPTTHDILTPYMSNGGVTAHMVRSALAATLVPTYGIYAGFEHVEDVPRTGAEEHVDNEKYEFKDRRWGEPVPGRPDLTGWLTMLNRVRAEHPSLHWLRNVTFHHAEDANLLVFSKHGGGAGDGSEQDTVLVVANLDPYTVRGSRLHLDLPALGLSWGDRFGAHDLVTGASWTWDDAPYVELGPGYGHEPVHIVHVTTA, encoded by the coding sequence GTGACCGAGCACTCGACCACGCCCGTCCCGTCCACCCCTGCGCCCGGAGGCCCCGCCTCCTCCTCCGTCGACCGGTCGGTCCTGGCCGCCGTCGGCCAGGAGCCGCTGGGCCGGATCCCCGTCCTCGACGTCGAGCCGGTGGTCGACGGAGGACGCCGCCCCACCAAGTCCGTCGTCGGCGAGGTCTTCACCGTGACCGCGACGGTCTTCCGCGAGGGGCACGACGCGGTCAACGCCACCGTGGTGCTGACCGGCCCGGACGGCGCCGATCACCACGTCCCGATGACGTGCACCAACCCGGGGCTCTCGCACTGGCAGGCACAGGTCCACGCCGACCGTGAGGGCGTCTGGAGCTTCCGCGTCGAGGGGTGGTCGGACCCCTACGCCACCTGGGAGCACGACGGGACCATCAAGGTCGAGGCCGGGGTGGACGTCGAGCTCATGCTCGAGGAGGGTGCCCGCGTGCTGGAGCGCGCGCTCGACGACGGCGAGCACGACGACGCCGACCGACAGGTCCTCGAGGACGCCGTCCACACCCTGCGGCGCAGCGCCCTGCCGGTCCTCGAACGGCTGCACGCCGGCACCTCGCCGCAGGTCGAGGACGTCCTGGCCCGCACCCCGCTGCGCGAGCTGGTCAGCCCGTCCCCGGCCGTCACCTGGCTGGTCGAGCGCCGGCTGGCGCTCACCGGGGCGTGGTACGAGATCTTCCCGCGCTCCGAGGGCGCGACCCGGGACCCGGACACCGGTCTGTGGACCAGCGGCACCTTCACCACCGCCCAGGAGCGGCTGCCGGCCATCGCGGACATGGGTTTTGACGTGGTCTACCTCACCCCCGTGCACCCCATCGGGCGCACGAACCGCAAGGGGCGCAACAACACCCTCGACGCCGGCGAGCACGACCCCGGCTCGCCCTACGCCATCGGCTCCGCCGAGGGTGGGCACGACGCGCTGCACCCGGACCTCGGCGACTTCGCGGACTTCGACGCCTTCGTCGACCGCGCGCACGGCCTGGGCCTGGAGGTGGCGATGGACATCGCCCTGCAGGCGTCCCCGGACCACCCGTGGGCCACCGAGCACCCGGAGTTCTTCCAGATCCGCGCGGACGGCTCCATCGCCTACGCCGAGAACCCCCCGAAGAAGTACCAGGACATCTACCCGGTCTTCTTCGACAACACCCCGGACGAGGTGTACGCCGAGATCCGCCGGGTGGTCCAGGTGTGGATCGACCACGGCATCCGGATCTTCCGGGTCGACAACCCGCACACCAAGCCGGTGAACTTCTGGCAGTGGCTCATCGCCGACGTCGCGAAGGACCACCCCGACGTCATCTGGCTGGCCGAGGCCTTCACCAAGCCGATGATGATGCGCACCCTCGCCAAGGTGGGCTTCCAGCAGTCCTACACCTACTACGCCTGGCGCAGCACCGCCGCCGAGCTGTCCGAGTACGTCACCGAGCTCGCCACCGAGACCGCGCCCTACATGCGCCCCTCGTTCTGGCCGACGACGCACGACATCCTCACGCCCTACATGAGCAACGGCGGGGTGACCGCCCACATGGTGCGCTCCGCGCTGGCCGCGACCCTGGTGCCGACCTACGGCATCTACGCCGGCTTCGAGCACGTCGAGGACGTGCCCCGCACGGGCGCCGAGGAGCACGTCGACAACGAGAAGTACGAGTTCAAGGACCGACGCTGGGGTGAGCCGGTGCCCGGCCGGCCGGACCTCACCGGCTGGTTGACCATGCTCAACCGGGTCCGGGCCGAGCACCCGAGCCTGCACTGGCTGCGCAACGTCACCTTCCACCACGCCGAGGACGCGAACCTCCTGGTGTTCTCCAAGCACGGCGGGGGCGCCGGGGACGGCTCGGAGCAGGACACCGTGCTCGTCGTCGCCAACCTCGACCCCTACACCGTGCGCGGGAGCCGGCTGCACCTGGACCTGCCCGCACTCGGGCTCTCCTGGGGCGACCGCTTCGGTGCGCACGACCTCGTCACCGGGGCGAGCTGGACGTGGGACGACGCGCCCTACGTCGAGCTCGGTCCCGGCTACGGCCACGAGCCGGTCCACATCGTCCACGTCACCACCGCCTGA
- a CDS encoding enoyl-CoA hydratase/isomerase family protein codes for MSRTLATASDLVRVEIEDGIATVRIDRPSMNPLSIEVQDALGEAARLVGEDDEVAAVVLYGGEKVFAAGADIKEMQDMSYPDMVRRAPVIQECFSAVARIPKPVVAAIEGYALGAGNELALCADFRVAASDARLGQPEILLGVIPGAGGSQRLARLVGPARAKDLVFTGRMVDAAEALEMGLVDRVCDPGQAHATALEMVRGYVGGPGLALRAAKEAIDRGLDGDLETGLAIEAMQFAGVFATRDRGIGMRSFVEQGPGKAEFTGR; via the coding sequence GTGAGCCGGACCCTCGCCACGGCGAGCGACCTCGTCCGCGTCGAGATCGAGGACGGCATCGCCACCGTCCGCATCGACCGGCCGTCGATGAACCCGCTGTCCATCGAGGTCCAGGACGCCCTCGGCGAGGCGGCGCGTCTGGTCGGCGAGGACGACGAGGTCGCGGCCGTCGTGCTCTACGGCGGCGAGAAGGTCTTCGCCGCCGGCGCCGACATCAAGGAGATGCAGGACATGTCCTACCCGGACATGGTCCGGCGCGCCCCGGTCATCCAGGAGTGCTTCTCGGCGGTCGCGCGCATCCCCAAGCCGGTGGTCGCCGCCATCGAGGGCTATGCCCTCGGGGCCGGCAACGAGCTCGCGCTCTGCGCCGACTTCCGCGTCGCGGCCTCGGACGCCCGGCTCGGCCAGCCGGAGATCCTGCTCGGCGTGATCCCCGGCGCGGGGGGCAGCCAGCGGCTCGCCCGGCTCGTCGGCCCGGCCCGGGCCAAGGACCTCGTCTTCACCGGCCGCATGGTCGATGCCGCCGAGGCGCTCGAGATGGGCCTCGTCGACCGGGTGTGCGACCCCGGTCAGGCGCACGCCACGGCCCTGGAGATGGTGCGCGGATACGTCGGTGGCCCGGGCCTCGCGCTGCGGGCCGCCAAGGAGGCCATCGACCGCGGTCTCGACGGCGACCTCGAGACCGGCCTGGCCATCGAGGCGATGCAGTTCGCCGGCGTCTTCGCGACGAGGGACCGCGGGATCGGCATGCGCTCCTTCGTCGAGCAGGGCCCCGGCAAGGCGGAGTTCACCGGCCGCTGA
- the glgX gene encoding glycogen debranching protein GlgX — MSVPSRPRRSLDRPPPLGVTSTADGPEIAVLARHATAVEVCLSTPAGEHRVPLTRTAHGIWWDLVPELVPGARYGLRVHGPWAPDQGHRHNHDKLLLDPYAGAVEGEVTWRPEVYGHVAGDHGWTDPEARDDRDSAPFVPRSVVVDHTAFDWGGDARPEVPWTDTVLYEAHVRGLTRRHPDVPPEQRGTYAALGHPAVLEHLTSLGVTTLELLPVHAFTSEPSLVRRGLTNYWGYNSLGFFAPHAPYAAASDPQAVVDEVKGAVRALHGAGIEVVLDVVYNHTAEQSSWDGPTLGPRGLDNRTYYRLDDRGRDIDVTGCGNTLDLRDPQVARMVLDSLRHWVEEFHVDGFRFDLAPALARGRDDAYDREHAFHVALESDPVLSRVKLVAEPWDVGVHGWRTGQFPAVFSEWNDRFRDTARTYWLADVSRRRHGHGGHGVRELATRLAGSADLFGHDGRGPLASVNLVTAHDGFTLADLTAYEHKHNHANGEDNRDGHGDNRSWNHGVEGPTEDADVLRARRRSLRNLLGTLLLAPGVPMLVAGDELGRSQAGNNNAYCQDSELTWVDWDLADWQSALLADTRSLLELRRELTLLRSTGFPTFDPLPGRTRLRWFAEDGEVLGEHQWNDPHRSTLTALFDTLHHDTPDDGRRAVAVLLHAGTAPASLRLPEVEGVRSWRVRFTSEADPPGGPEPDAAGPVEVGPTSLTVLTATVSGTGGEAAAPRVVSGAEAR; from the coding sequence ATGTCCGTCCCGTCCCGGCCCCGCCGCAGCCTCGACCGCCCACCGCCGCTGGGCGTGACGTCGACGGCCGACGGCCCCGAGATCGCCGTGCTGGCACGGCACGCCACCGCCGTCGAGGTCTGCCTGTCCACGCCCGCCGGCGAGCACCGCGTCCCGCTGACCCGCACCGCCCACGGGATCTGGTGGGACCTCGTGCCCGAGCTGGTCCCCGGGGCGCGCTACGGCCTGCGGGTGCACGGGCCCTGGGCCCCCGACCAGGGGCACCGGCACAACCACGACAAGCTGCTGCTCGACCCCTACGCCGGTGCCGTGGAGGGTGAGGTGACCTGGCGCCCCGAGGTCTACGGACACGTGGCCGGCGATCACGGCTGGACCGACCCGGAGGCCCGCGACGACCGGGACTCGGCCCCGTTCGTGCCCCGCTCGGTGGTCGTCGACCACACCGCCTTCGACTGGGGCGGGGACGCCCGGCCCGAGGTGCCGTGGACCGACACGGTCCTCTACGAGGCGCACGTGCGCGGTCTGACCCGCCGGCACCCGGACGTCCCGCCGGAGCAGCGGGGCACCTACGCGGCGCTCGGCCACCCGGCGGTGCTCGAGCACCTGACGAGCCTGGGGGTGACCACCCTCGAGCTGCTCCCGGTGCACGCCTTCACCTCCGAGCCCTCCCTGGTCCGGCGCGGCCTGACCAACTACTGGGGCTACAACTCCCTGGGCTTCTTCGCCCCGCACGCCCCGTACGCCGCCGCGAGCGACCCCCAGGCCGTCGTCGACGAGGTGAAGGGCGCCGTCCGGGCCCTGCACGGGGCGGGCATCGAGGTCGTCCTCGACGTCGTCTACAACCACACGGCCGAGCAGTCGTCCTGGGACGGGCCGACCCTCGGGCCGCGCGGCCTGGACAACCGCACCTACTACCGCCTCGACGACCGCGGCCGGGACATCGACGTCACCGGCTGCGGCAACACCCTGGACCTGCGGGACCCTCAGGTGGCGCGCATGGTCCTGGACTCGTTGCGGCACTGGGTCGAGGAGTTCCACGTCGACGGCTTCCGCTTCGACCTCGCCCCGGCCCTGGCGCGCGGACGCGACGACGCCTACGACCGGGAGCACGCCTTCCACGTGGCCCTGGAGAGCGACCCGGTCCTGTCGCGGGTCAAGCTCGTCGCCGAGCCGTGGGACGTCGGCGTGCACGGGTGGCGGACCGGACAGTTCCCCGCCGTCTTCTCCGAGTGGAACGACCGGTTCCGCGACACGGCCCGGACCTACTGGCTGGCCGACGTCTCCCGCCGCCGGCACGGGCACGGCGGCCACGGGGTGCGCGAGCTCGCGACCCGGCTGGCCGGCTCGGCCGACCTCTTCGGGCACGACGGGCGCGGACCGCTCGCCTCGGTCAACCTCGTCACCGCCCACGACGGCTTCACGCTGGCCGATCTCACGGCCTACGAGCACAAGCACAACCACGCCAACGGGGAGGACAACCGGGACGGCCACGGGGACAACCGGTCGTGGAACCACGGCGTCGAGGGGCCGACCGAGGACGCCGACGTGCTGCGAGCCCGCCGACGCTCCCTGCGCAACCTGCTCGGGACCCTGCTGCTCGCCCCCGGCGTCCCGATGCTCGTGGCCGGTGACGAGCTGGGGCGCAGCCAGGCCGGCAACAACAACGCCTACTGCCAGGACTCCGAGCTGACCTGGGTGGACTGGGACCTGGCGGACTGGCAGTCCGCCCTCCTGGCGGACACCCGGTCCCTGCTGGAGCTGCGGCGGGAGCTCACCCTGCTGCGCTCGACCGGCTTCCCGACCTTCGACCCCCTCCCCGGCCGCACCCGGCTGCGGTGGTTCGCCGAGGACGGCGAGGTGCTGGGCGAGCACCAGTGGAACGACCCGCACCGCAGCACGCTCACGGCCCTCTTCGACACCCTGCACCACGACACGCCGGACGACGGACGCCGCGCCGTCGCGGTGCTGCTGCACGCCGGCACGGCCCCGGCCTCCCTGCGGCTGCCGGAGGTCGAGGGCGTCCGGTCCTGGCGCGTGCGCTTCACCAGCGAGGCCGACCCGCCCGGCGGGCCCGAGCCGGACGCCGCGGGCCCGGTCGAGGTCGGCCCGACGAGCCTCACGGTGCTCACCGCGACCGTCTCCGGGACGGGCGGGGAGGCCGCGGCGCCGCGCGTGGTTTCCGGCGCGGAAGCCCGGTAG